A single region of the Gossypium arboreum isolate Shixiya-1 chromosome 12, ASM2569848v2, whole genome shotgun sequence genome encodes:
- the LOC108480952 gene encoding probable transmembrane ascorbate ferrireductase 4 isoform X1 produces MFLNKPMAAVSPPLVPPLLFARISGILVAALVLSWALLFKSSFLPHSSLPSQEDLIYAVLHPLLMVIGFILISGEGKSENEVKIDYSFFQTIESSSFFSAILIHRWLPGSRNLKKSVHLCLQGVALGCGVFGIWTKFHGQDGIVANFFSLHSWMGLICVSLFGAQWLVGFVSFWHRGEVRTTRAKVLPWHIFLGLYTYGLAVATAETGLLEKSTFLQSRRTVSKHCPESMIVNSLGLGLVLLCGIVILTAVSPKYHALQTKLMYSSDTKCLSS; encoded by the exons ATGTTTCTAAACAAGCCCATGGCTGCAGTTTCTCCACCTTTGGTTCCGCCTCTCTTATTTGCTAGAATATCAGGGATCCTAGTGGCAGCTTTGGTCCTCTCGTGGGCTCTTCTTTTCAAGTCTAGCTTCCTTCCTCACTCTTCTTTACCCTCCCAAGAAGACCTCATCTATGCA GTCCTCCATCCTTTGCTCATGGTGATTGGCTTCATTCTCATAAGTGGGGAAGGTAAATCAGAAAATGAAGTGAAAATAGATTATTCTTTTTTTCAAACAATTGAAAGTTCTTCTTTCTTTTCAGCTATATTGATACACAGGTGGTTGCCTGGTTCAAGGAATTTGAAGAAATCTGTGCATTTGTGCCTTCAAGGGGTGGCTTTAGGTTGTGGGGTTTTTGGGATTTGGACAAAGTTCCATGGACAAGATGGCATTGTGGCTAATTTTTTCAGCCTGCATTCTTGGATGGGTTTGATCTGTGTCAGCCTGTTTGGAGCTCAG TGGTTGGTGGGTTTTGTAAGCTTTTGGCACCGAGGTGAAGTGCGGACGACAAGAGCAAAGGTGTTGCCGTGGCATATCTTCCTTGGTCTCTACACTTATGGCTTAGCAGTGGCAACAGCGGAAACGGGGTTGTTAGAGAAATCGACATTCTTGCAAAGCAGGCGGACTGTATCCAAACACTGTCCGGAGTCCATGATTGTTAATAGTCTAGGTCTGGGGTTGGTTCTCCTCTGTGGCATTGTCATATTGACGGCAGTTTCGCCTAAATATCATGCTCTGCAAACCAAACTTATGTATTCCTCAGATACCAAGTGTTTGTCCTCTTGA
- the LOC108483466 gene encoding protein decapping 5-like isoform X2 translates to MAAENSSSKSASTADSYIGSLISLTSKSEIRYEGVLYNINPDESSIGLRNVRSFGTEGRKKDGPQVPPSDKVYEYILFRGSDIKDLQVKSSPPTQPTPPINNDPAIIQSHFPHSVSTTTSMPSAASGPLTDLTSHNTQMGLAGFNFQAALPLYQPGGNIGSWGASPQPPTANGSGLAMPMYWQGYYASPNALPHLHQQTLLRPSPGLSVPPSMPQPMQYPNFNASLPAGSANLHSSSLPEIPPSLLPASTSSHMFTSSSLSSATSSSLPPAPSATLASETLSASLPNKAPSPAPPPATLSASSPALAPLMSSSPELNSIAPPIANKRSEIPTLPYQSASQSGSTVVPSSQPAVTAHKDVEVVQVSSSLSPEPSVPVVSETQPPLLPLPVSSHVAPKPNGASFQPRHGYRGYERGRGRGRGRGRGTGSSRPVTKFTEDFDFVAMNEKFKKDEVWGHLGNSSKSYTKDKEADAVDEYGSQGEDDAEIPKIQTKPVYNKDDFFDTLSCNALDNDSQNGRPRFSEQMKLDTETFGDFSRHRGGRGRGTGRGRGGRYRGGYYGRGYGYVGRGRG, encoded by the exons ATGGCGGCGGAGAATTCAAGTTCGAAATCGGCTTCAACGGCTGATTCCTACATAGGGAGCTTAATAAGCTTGACTTCCAAGAGTGAGATCAGATACGAGGGCGTTCTTTACAACATCAACCCGGACGAGTCCAGTATTGGATTAAGAAACG TACGATCATTTGGAACTGAAGGAAGGAAAAAGGATGGTCCGCAAGTACCCCCGAGTGACAAAGTTTATGAATACATATTGTTCCGTGGGAGTGACATTAAG GATTTACAGGTTAAATCTTCACCACCTACACAGCCTACCCCACCCATAAACAATGATCCTGCAATTATCCAG TCTCACTTTCCACACTCAGTTTCAACAACTACAAGCATGCCATCTGCTGCTAGTGGACCTTTGACTGATCTTACTTCACACAACACTCAAATGGGATTAGCGGGGTTTAATTTTCAAGCAGCACTACCTCTATATCAACCTGGTGGGAACATAGGGTCATGGGGTGCATCACCTCAACCTCCAACTGCTAATGGTAGTGGGCTTGCTATGCCCATGTATTGGCAAGGATACTATGCCTCCCCAAATGCGCTTCCACATTTGCACCAGCAAACTTTGCTTCGGCCATCACCAGGACTGTCAGTGCCTCCTTCAATGCCGCAACCAATGCAATATCCTAATTTTAATGCTTCTTTGCCTGCTGGCTCTGCTAACTTACATAGTTCAAGCTTGCCTGAAATTCCTCCTTCTTTACTTCCTGCCAGTACGAGTTCCCACATgttcacatcttcttctttatcaTCTGCCACTTCATCTTCGCTGCCTCCTGCACCCTCAGCTACGCTGGCATCAGAAACCTTGTCTGCTTCCTTGCCTAACAAAGCTCCAAGTCCCGCACCTCCTCCAGCTACACTCAGTGCCAGCTCGCCAGCACTTGCTCCTTTGATGAGTTCTAGTCCAGAATTAAATTCCATTGCACCACCAATTGCCAACAAACGAAGTGAAATTCCTACTTTGCCATATCAAAGTGCTTCTCAG TCAGGATCTACTGTTGTTCCTTCATCTCAGCCTGCAGTAACTGCACATAAAGATGTGGAAGTGGTTCAAGTGTCCTCATCATTATCGCCTGAACCATCAGTACCTGTTGTCTCAGAAACTCAGCCTCCATTATTGCCATTACCTGTTTCTTCACATGTTGCCCCAAAG CCAAATGGAGCTTCCTTTCAACCTCGCCATGGTTATAGAGGATATGaaagaggaagaggaagaggaagaggaagaggaagaggaaCTGGG AGTTCACGTCCAGTGACAAAATTTActgaagactttgatttcgtggCAATGAATGAGAAATTCAAGAAAGATGAAGTATGGGGTCATCTTGGTAACAGTAGCAAATCTTATACTAAGGATAAAGAAGCAGATGCCGTTGATGAATATGGTTCTCAAGGTGAAGATGATGCTGAAATACCTAAGATTCAAACGAAG CCTGTTTACAATAAGGATGACTTTTTTGATACTCTCTCCTGCAATGCACTTGATAATGACTCGCAAAACGGAAGGCCGAGATTCTCTGAGCAAATGAAGTTAGACACAGAG acttttggtgatttttcaagacaTCGAGGTGGACGTGGGCGTGGAACTGGACGTGGACGTGGTGGTCGTTATCGTGGTGGGTATTATGGAAGAGGGTATGGATATGTGGGGAGGGGTCGTGGGTAA
- the LOC108483466 gene encoding protein decapping 5-like isoform X1: MAAENSSSKSASTADSYIGSLISLTSKSEIRYEGVLYNINPDESSIGLRNVRSFGTEGRKKDGPQVPPSDKVYEYILFRGSDIKDLQVKSSPPTQPTPPINNDPAIIQSHFPHSVSTTTSMPSAASGPLTDLTSHNTQMGLAGFNFQAALPLYQPGGNIGSWGASPQPPTANGSGLAMPMYWQGYYASPNALPHLHQQTLLRPSPGLSVPPSMPQPMQYPNFNASLPAGSANLHSSSLPEIPPSLLPASTSSHMFTSSSLSSATSSSLPPAPSATLASETLSASLPNKAPSPAPPPATLSASSPALAPLMSSSPELNSIAPPIANKRSEIPTLPYQSASQVASSVIGVSNFIRVETSTQSLVTPGQLLQSGSTVVPSSQPAVTAHKDVEVVQVSSSLSPEPSVPVVSETQPPLLPLPVSSHVAPKPNGASFQPRHGYRGYERGRGRGRGRGRGTGSSRPVTKFTEDFDFVAMNEKFKKDEVWGHLGNSSKSYTKDKEADAVDEYGSQGEDDAEIPKIQTKPVYNKDDFFDTLSCNALDNDSQNGRPRFSEQMKLDTETFGDFSRHRGGRGRGTGRGRGGRYRGGYYGRGYGYVGRGRG, encoded by the exons ATGGCGGCGGAGAATTCAAGTTCGAAATCGGCTTCAACGGCTGATTCCTACATAGGGAGCTTAATAAGCTTGACTTCCAAGAGTGAGATCAGATACGAGGGCGTTCTTTACAACATCAACCCGGACGAGTCCAGTATTGGATTAAGAAACG TACGATCATTTGGAACTGAAGGAAGGAAAAAGGATGGTCCGCAAGTACCCCCGAGTGACAAAGTTTATGAATACATATTGTTCCGTGGGAGTGACATTAAG GATTTACAGGTTAAATCTTCACCACCTACACAGCCTACCCCACCCATAAACAATGATCCTGCAATTATCCAG TCTCACTTTCCACACTCAGTTTCAACAACTACAAGCATGCCATCTGCTGCTAGTGGACCTTTGACTGATCTTACTTCACACAACACTCAAATGGGATTAGCGGGGTTTAATTTTCAAGCAGCACTACCTCTATATCAACCTGGTGGGAACATAGGGTCATGGGGTGCATCACCTCAACCTCCAACTGCTAATGGTAGTGGGCTTGCTATGCCCATGTATTGGCAAGGATACTATGCCTCCCCAAATGCGCTTCCACATTTGCACCAGCAAACTTTGCTTCGGCCATCACCAGGACTGTCAGTGCCTCCTTCAATGCCGCAACCAATGCAATATCCTAATTTTAATGCTTCTTTGCCTGCTGGCTCTGCTAACTTACATAGTTCAAGCTTGCCTGAAATTCCTCCTTCTTTACTTCCTGCCAGTACGAGTTCCCACATgttcacatcttcttctttatcaTCTGCCACTTCATCTTCGCTGCCTCCTGCACCCTCAGCTACGCTGGCATCAGAAACCTTGTCTGCTTCCTTGCCTAACAAAGCTCCAAGTCCCGCACCTCCTCCAGCTACACTCAGTGCCAGCTCGCCAGCACTTGCTCCTTTGATGAGTTCTAGTCCAGAATTAAATTCCATTGCACCACCAATTGCCAACAAACGAAGTGAAATTCCTACTTTGCCATATCAAAGTGCTTCTCAGGTTGCATCCTCTGTCATTGGGGTTTCAAATTTTATTCGTGTGGAAACATCTACACAATCATTGGTAACCCCTGGTCAGCTCTTGCAGTCAGGATCTACTGTTGTTCCTTCATCTCAGCCTGCAGTAACTGCACATAAAGATGTGGAAGTGGTTCAAGTGTCCTCATCATTATCGCCTGAACCATCAGTACCTGTTGTCTCAGAAACTCAGCCTCCATTATTGCCATTACCTGTTTCTTCACATGTTGCCCCAAAG CCAAATGGAGCTTCCTTTCAACCTCGCCATGGTTATAGAGGATATGaaagaggaagaggaagaggaagaggaagaggaagaggaaCTGGG AGTTCACGTCCAGTGACAAAATTTActgaagactttgatttcgtggCAATGAATGAGAAATTCAAGAAAGATGAAGTATGGGGTCATCTTGGTAACAGTAGCAAATCTTATACTAAGGATAAAGAAGCAGATGCCGTTGATGAATATGGTTCTCAAGGTGAAGATGATGCTGAAATACCTAAGATTCAAACGAAG CCTGTTTACAATAAGGATGACTTTTTTGATACTCTCTCCTGCAATGCACTTGATAATGACTCGCAAAACGGAAGGCCGAGATTCTCTGAGCAAATGAAGTTAGACACAGAG acttttggtgatttttcaagacaTCGAGGTGGACGTGGGCGTGGAACTGGACGTGGACGTGGTGGTCGTTATCGTGGTGGGTATTATGGAAGAGGGTATGGATATGTGGGGAGGGGTCGTGGGTAA
- the LOC108480952 gene encoding probable transmembrane ascorbate ferrireductase 4 isoform X2, translating to MFLNKPMAAVSPPLVPPLLFARISGILVAALVLSWALLFKSSFLPHSSLPSQEDLIYAVLHPLLMVIGFILISGEAILIHRWLPGSRNLKKSVHLCLQGVALGCGVFGIWTKFHGQDGIVANFFSLHSWMGLICVSLFGAQWLVGFVSFWHRGEVRTTRAKVLPWHIFLGLYTYGLAVATAETGLLEKSTFLQSRRTVSKHCPESMIVNSLGLGLVLLCGIVILTAVSPKYHALQTKLMYSSDTKCLSS from the exons ATGTTTCTAAACAAGCCCATGGCTGCAGTTTCTCCACCTTTGGTTCCGCCTCTCTTATTTGCTAGAATATCAGGGATCCTAGTGGCAGCTTTGGTCCTCTCGTGGGCTCTTCTTTTCAAGTCTAGCTTCCTTCCTCACTCTTCTTTACCCTCCCAAGAAGACCTCATCTATGCA GTCCTCCATCCTTTGCTCATGGTGATTGGCTTCATTCTCATAAGTGGGGAAG CTATATTGATACACAGGTGGTTGCCTGGTTCAAGGAATTTGAAGAAATCTGTGCATTTGTGCCTTCAAGGGGTGGCTTTAGGTTGTGGGGTTTTTGGGATTTGGACAAAGTTCCATGGACAAGATGGCATTGTGGCTAATTTTTTCAGCCTGCATTCTTGGATGGGTTTGATCTGTGTCAGCCTGTTTGGAGCTCAG TGGTTGGTGGGTTTTGTAAGCTTTTGGCACCGAGGTGAAGTGCGGACGACAAGAGCAAAGGTGTTGCCGTGGCATATCTTCCTTGGTCTCTACACTTATGGCTTAGCAGTGGCAACAGCGGAAACGGGGTTGTTAGAGAAATCGACATTCTTGCAAAGCAGGCGGACTGTATCCAAACACTGTCCGGAGTCCATGATTGTTAATAGTCTAGGTCTGGGGTTGGTTCTCCTCTGTGGCATTGTCATATTGACGGCAGTTTCGCCTAAATATCATGCTCTGCAAACCAAACTTATGTATTCCTCAGATACCAAGTGTTTGTCCTCTTGA
- the LOC108482824 gene encoding clavaminate synthase-like protein At3g21360 — protein MEFSCKDFKVGKCQGQKLVDGESMPLVLQPPKADKADMESLLLALKTNKDWFEQLIIKNSAVLLRGFDVKNAQDFNDIVEAFGWDDIRYVGPAPRTHVHKRVWTANEGPLSEFIYYHHEMVLIKESPKTLLLFCEVPPPEGGETPFVPSFRVTERMLEEFPEAVEEMEAKGLQYSFTALSKNDTSSMRGRGWEDTFGTSDREEAERRAEALGMDLEWLPNGGVKAVLGPRSLTRVFDRRKGRRMWFNTVVGMHGKEISSASMADGTEIPENVVKRCGEIIEEESIQFKWEKGDVAIFDNMALLHGRRPSKPPRRVLVATCK, from the exons ATGGAATTTTCTTGCAAGGATTTCAAGGTAGGGAAATGCCAAGGCCAAAAGCTGGTGGATGGTGAATCCATGCCGCTAGTTCTGCAACCCCCCAAGGCAGACAAGGCTGATATGGAGTCGCTTCTGTTGGCTTTGAAGACAAACAAGGATTGGTTTGAGCAATTGATCATCAAAAACAGTGCTGTCCTCCTCCGGGGTTTTGATGTCAAGAATGCACAAGACTTCAATGACATCGTTGAAGCCTTTGGTTGGGATGATATTCGTTATGTCGGACCAGCACCTCGGACGCATGTGCATAAACGTGTCTGGACAGCTAACGAAGGACCTCTCTCCGAGTTCATATATTACCATCATGAAATGGTTCTG ATAAAGGAATCTCCGAAGACATTACTACTATTCTGCGAGGTGCCACCACCGGAAGGTGGAGAGACGCCCTTTGTTCCTAGCTTTCGAGTAACAGAGCGGATGCTAGAGGAATTCCCAGAAGCTGTGGAGGAAATGGAAGCCAAGGGGTTACAATACTCATTTACAGCCCTCAGCAAGAACGATACATCATCAATGAGGGGCAGAGGCTGGGAAGATACTTTTGGAACATCGGACCGTGAAGAGGCCGAGAGAAG GGCCGAAGCGCTGGGAATGGACTTGGAGTGGCTACCTAATGGGGGAGTGAAGGCTGTATTGGGACCTCGATCTCTAACTAGGGTGTTTGATCGAAGGAAGGGGAGGAGAATGTGGTTTAACACTGTAGTCGGTATGCATGGAAAAGAGATAAGCTCAGCTAGCATGGCAGATGGAACAGAGATTCCAGAGAATGTAGTTAAGAGATGTGGAGAGATCATAGAAGAAGAAAGCATTCAATTCAAGTGGGAGAAGGGTGATGTTGCCATCTTTGACAACATGGCTTTGCTCCATGGACGGAGGCCTTCTAAGCCCCCCAGAAGAGTCCTTGTTGCCACTTGCAAGTAG